A section of the Plutella xylostella chromosome 18, ilPluXylo3.1, whole genome shotgun sequence genome encodes:
- the LOC105386857 gene encoding uncharacterized protein LOC105386857, whose product MWRSRLTQVTWPEVPKVKKCCFCIPVRKGIIIFGYINLTLSLLAFPLLVFLLVEQLSEDSAPVREPARLPLTVAWIAVDVAMNLALIASAHKKNASLLRLYLVVGGGFQLLTLLLDLLLFDLGDVLENVVYFFFLSLNVYLLYLVFCTIHQLRETSGVQYMAHRDPQPL is encoded by the exons ATGTGGAGGAGCAGACTCACCCAAGTGACGTGGCCTGAAGTGCCAAAAGTTAAAAAGTGCTGCTTTTGCATCCCAGTGCGGAAAGGGATCATTATATTTGGATACATCAATTTG ACGCTCTCCCTCCTAGCCTTCCCCCTGCTGGTGTTCCTGCTGGTGGAACAGCTCAGCGAGGACTCAGCCCCGGTGCGGGAGCCGGCGCGCCTGCCGCTCACCGTGGCCTGGATCGCCGTGGACGTCGCCATGAACCTCGCCCTCATCGCCAGCGCACATAAG AAGAACGCGTCTCTCCTCCGCTTGTACCTGGTGGTGGGCGGCGGGTTCCAGCTGCTGACGCTGCTGCTGGACCTGCTGCTGTTCGACCTGGGCGACGTGCTCGAGAACGTGGtgtacttcttcttcttga GTCTGAACGTGTACCTCCTGTACTTGGTGTTCTGCACTATCCACCAGCTGCGCGAGACCTCGGGCGTGCAGTACATGGCGCATCGCGACCCGCAGCCTCTGTGA
- the LOC105386856 gene encoding uncharacterized protein LOC105386856, which yields MSATVESTWKSKISNNIEIPNLTRCCFCVPLRRGLVAFAYANLVLTLVVCGILSYYISYLRLHGLGAAEFPRLVADTAALVIETVMTIVFIVALHKKHVTLMKIYLHFEIVFSFVGFLYSLAFLTNETASELFLILFQLTLQIYLAILIWSLILKMQRDGTVKYVREDA from the exons ATGTCGGCCACCGTGGAGAGTACTTGGAA GTCCAAAATATCGAATAACATCGAGATCCCGAACCTGACGCGATGCTGCTTCTGCGTGCCGCTGCGCCGCGGCCTCGTCGCCTTCGCCTACGCCAACCTG GTGCTGACGCTGGTGGTGTGTGGCATCCTGTCGTACTACATCTCGTACCTGCGGCTGCACGGGCTGGGCGCCGCGGAGTTCCCTCGCCTGGTCGCCGACACCGCCGCCCTGGTCATTGAGACTGTCATGACGATAGTGTTTATTGTCGCGCTGCATAAG AAGCACGTGACGCTGATGAAGATCTACCTGCACTTCGAGATCGTGTTCTCCTTCGTGGGCTTCCTCTACTCGCTCGCCTTCCTCACCAACGAGACGGCCAGCGAGCTGTTCCTCATACTGTTCCAACTCA CTCTTCAAATCTACCTGGCGATCCTGATCTGGAGTCTGATACTGAAGATGCAGCGAGATGGGACTGTCAAGTACGTCAGAGAAGACGCGTAG
- the LOC119692747 gene encoding uncharacterized protein LOC119692747, with protein sequence MRFEVPKFERACFCLPLRGGIIAIGYLNSLYCIVELSLLFLFPGAPALVVYHGVFIRAEGWVAGAMYGAELASLVLLLVGAHMKWPQLLRGYYYYAVSTSLATFLTFLVLRDEEEKGVTDYVLEAAFFFCGFVLQVYLVLLVRSELLKLRAQAQPRSFVNHTAELTDTIA encoded by the exons atgcgtTTTGAAGTTCCAAAGTTTGAGAGGGCTTGCTTCTGCTTGCCGCTACGAGGGGGGATTATTGCGATCGGTTACTTGAATTct CTCTACTGTATCGTGGAGCTCTCGCTCCTCTTCCTGTTCCCCGGAGCGCCGGCGCTGGTGGTCTACCACGGGGTCTTCATCAGGGCCGAGGGCTGGGTCGCCGGAGCCATGTACGGGGCTGAGCTAGCGTCGCTGGTGCTGCTCTTGGTCGGGGCTCATATG AAGTGGCCGCAGCTGCTGCGCGGGTACTACTACTACGCGGTGTCCACGTCGCTGGCCACCTTCCTCACGTTCCTGGTGCTGCGTGATGAGGAGGAGAAGGGGGTTACTGACTATGTGCTGGAAGCGGCGTTCTTCTTCTGTGGGTTTG TGCTGCAGGTATACCTGGTGCTGCTGGTGCGCAGTGAGCTGCTCAAGCTGCGTGCGCAGGCGCAGCCGCGCTCCTTCGTCAATCATACCGCCGAGCTCACCGACACCATCGCTTGA
- the LOC105396428 gene encoding uncharacterized protein LOC105396428 — MKFELPDLSRCCFCLPLRKGVIGFGYANFIYSAFMVGVYSYWLHSGAGGVLVVYHGAAAWGAAGEACVVVYVMEMLFNVLLLYGAHKQIPSYLRVFQYFGWGSLAAAALLLLLQLVTSTDRYRGVGVDVELMAVAFAGFTIQLYLLCLVRSLIRKLAEEATPHQYENQLHSITAADLKIDRTLDEGPARPVVY, encoded by the exons ATGAAGTTTGAGTTGCCGGATTTGTCTCGATGTTGTTTCTGTTTGCCGCTGCGGAAGGGGGTGATTGGGTTTGGATATGCCAACTTT ATATACTCAGCCTTCATGGTAGGCGTCTACAGCTACTGGCTACACTCGGGTGCGGGGGGCGTGCTGGTGGTGTAccacggcgcggcggcgtggggcgcggcgggcgagGCGTGCGTGGTTGTCTATGTGATGGAGATGCTGTTTAATGTGCTGCTGCTGTATGGCGCTCATAAG CAAATCCCCAGCTACCTGCGGGTGTTCCAGTACTTCGGCTGGGGCTCGCTGGCTGCGgcggcgctgctgctgctgctgcagcTGGTCACCTCCACCGACAGGTACCGAGGAGTTGGAGTGGATGTGGAGCTCATGGCGGTCGCTTTTGCGGGATTCA CCATACAACTCTACCTACTCTGCCTGGTGAGAAGCCTCATCAGGAAGCTGGCGGAAGAAGCGACTCCGCACCAGTACGAGAACCAGCTGCACTCCATCACGGCCGCAGACCTGAAGATCGACAGGACCCTGGACGAAGGGCCGGCCAGACCTGTCGTGTACTAG
- the LOC105386858 gene encoding uncharacterized protein LOC105386858 → MRFEWPSVTRCCCCLPLRIGVLVFGYLNLLFSLILAGIYIMLIHDKKTHSVILYHGALSENLPKELSLCIYLLEIIFSVLLLYGAHRKIPAYIKSFFYFTISTLAAAVLLAIVEVSINRRALYFSTEVLVVLFSGLCVQVYLSVLVYSLLAKTERAGPHHYENHLTQVVLGDFETETAAADEHA, encoded by the exons ATGAGGTTCGAGTGGCCCAGTGTGACGCGGTGCTGCTGCTGCCTGCCTCTCAGGATCGGAGTGCTAGTTTTTGGATACCTTAACCTT ttGTTTTCCCTCATATTGGCTGGAATATACATAATGCTGATTCACGATAAGAAAACTCACTCAGTAATTCTCTACCACGGTGCCTTGTCAGAGAACTTGCCTAAAGAATTGAGTCTTTGTATATACCTGCTGGAGATCATATTCAGCGTTCTCTTGCTGTATGGAGCTCATAGG AAAATACCAGCCTACATAAAGAGCTTCTTCTACTTCACGATCTCcacgctggcggcggcggtgctGCTGGCGATCGTCGAGGTGTCCATCAACAGGCGGGCGCTGTACTTCTCCACGGAGGTACTCGTTGTGCTGTTCTCGGGACTGT GTGTCCAAGTGTACCTGTCCGTCTTAGTCTACAGTCTCCTGGCCAAGACAGAGCGAGCTGGCCCGCATCACTACGAGAACCACCTCACCCAGGTGGTGCTGGGGGACTTCGAGACAGAGACTGCTGCTGCTGACGAGCACGCGTGA